One genomic window of Solanum dulcamara chromosome 10, daSolDulc1.2, whole genome shotgun sequence includes the following:
- the LOC129870728 gene encoding uncharacterized protein LOC129870728: MNFGRLKNVVAAAAIEGVAEARARIFGHVLNPTGQRSSHKVLRKKLIGEKVSQWYPHDIMKDDPLVMARQEQERLSKLEMLKRRGKGPPKKGQGKQAKKRNK; encoded by the coding sequence ATGAACTTTGGGAGACTGAAGAACGTGGTAGCTGCTGCAGCCATTGAAGGGGTGGCTGAGGCAAGGGCCAGGATATTTGGTCATGTGCTTAATCCAACCGGGCAGAGATCATCCCACAAGGTTTTACGCAAGAAGCTCATCGGTGAGAAGGTGTCACAATGGTACCCACATGATATCATGAAAGATGATCCTCTTGTGATGGCACGTCAAGAGCAAGAGCGCCTGAGCAAGCTTGAAATGCTTAAACGTCGTGGAAAGGGACCTCCTAAGAAGGGTCAAGGCAAGCAGGCTAAAAAGCGCAACAAATAG